The Sediminitomix flava genome includes a window with the following:
- a CDS encoding MarR family winged helix-turn-helix transcriptional regulator, translated as MQLEEEIKQKKFKDNRSKALLNILFTSSWINGMSLNLLKPYGISPQQYNILRILKGSYPDRLSVHSIKERMIDKTPNVTRLVDRLLDKELVTRERCTSDRRMVFVSINEKGLEFMETLNKVMEQNDNIMEDLTEEEAEQLSMLLDKVRAKKYK; from the coding sequence ATGCAATTAGAAGAGGAAATCAAACAAAAGAAATTCAAAGACAATAGATCTAAAGCACTCTTAAACATACTATTTACTTCAAGTTGGATAAATGGAATGTCTTTAAATCTATTAAAGCCTTATGGAATTTCGCCCCAACAATATAATATCCTTCGAATCTTAAAAGGTAGCTATCCAGATCGTTTATCAGTTCATTCAATTAAAGAACGAATGATCGATAAAACACCAAATGTTACCCGTTTAGTAGATCGCCTTCTGGATAAAGAGTTAGTTACGAGAGAACGTTGTACGAGTGATCGAAGAATGGTCTTCGTCTCAATTAATGAGAAAGGTCTTGAGTTTATGGAAACCTTGAATAAGGTTATGGAACAGAATGATAATATTATGGAAGACCTTACCGAGGAAGAAGCAGAACAACTAAGTATGTTATTAGATAAGGTAAGAGCCAAAAAATATAAATAA
- a CDS encoding alpha-amylase family protein: MENSALKSLLKKLKEEKKIHKSIDYYIPSLWIDSNSKPNPTKVEAYSFYENLIEDILGKSDDGINYAQSISKIQNQHHGIGGDWTYKSVIYNLFPRLTTAYDHDHDGFIGSSDIDLSLNENGVRETGTFLKCIAMLPYIKSLGCNTIYFLPITSIGKDGNKGDLGSPYAIRNPYELDQSLADPIVGKDVVLQFKAFVEAAHIMGFRVMLEFVLRTSALDGDWIKTNPEWFYWIKQGEVSTFKSPEFSEDDLEEIKLVPEGKGVYHAPNKTYRNIFSKPPSPEQIKKEGNKYVAETEDGKLVIPGAFADWPPDDIQPAWSDVTYLRMYDFPYSDSENDFNYMAYNTIRYYDPVLSHPKNVNRPLWDKLVGVIPHYQETFGIDGVMMDMGHALPKPLMTEVIDKARSIDPDFAFCEENFDIDPNSRMAGFNATLGFEWRVTGNAYVNGGIKDVIYKSGEKLPLPFFGTSETHNTPRTVKRGGVQHSKLCWMVSCFMPSSIPFIHSGFEILERKPVNTGLNFTEEETEKYGKKNLALFYRSSYDWDNTTNIVPYIQKVLEIREQFFKTEEMKNHLVGNELSFRVVDIQQEGEDVIAFERFDPWHQNQTYLIVSNTNYQIAQTIKIKLEGMGNKKVKELITDERYQFNSDEVHIIIKKGDSLIFKLEKY; encoded by the coding sequence ATGGAAAATAGTGCCTTAAAGAGCTTACTAAAAAAGCTGAAAGAAGAAAAGAAAATACATAAGTCTATAGATTATTATATACCATCACTTTGGATAGACTCAAATTCTAAACCTAATCCTACCAAAGTGGAAGCTTATTCTTTCTATGAAAATCTGATAGAGGATATTCTCGGTAAGTCAGATGATGGAATTAACTATGCTCAATCTATTTCAAAAATACAAAATCAGCATCATGGAATAGGAGGGGATTGGACCTATAAATCTGTTATCTATAATTTATTTCCACGACTAACGACTGCTTACGACCACGATCATGATGGCTTTATAGGCAGTTCAGATATAGATTTATCATTAAATGAAAATGGTGTTAGGGAGACAGGTACATTCTTGAAGTGTATAGCAATGTTACCTTATATCAAGTCCTTAGGGTGTAATACGATCTATTTCCTCCCAATTACAAGTATAGGAAAAGATGGAAATAAGGGAGATTTAGGCTCTCCTTACGCAATTAGAAACCCATATGAGTTAGATCAGAGCTTAGCAGATCCAATTGTTGGTAAGGATGTGGTTTTACAGTTTAAAGCATTTGTGGAAGCTGCTCATATAATGGGATTCCGAGTGATGCTAGAGTTTGTGCTTAGAACCTCAGCGCTTGATGGGGATTGGATTAAAACAAATCCAGAATGGTTTTACTGGATTAAGCAAGGAGAGGTTTCAACTTTTAAAAGTCCTGAATTTAGTGAGGATGATTTAGAGGAAATTAAATTAGTCCCTGAAGGAAAAGGAGTTTATCATGCTCCGAATAAGACTTATCGAAATATTTTCTCTAAGCCACCAAGTCCTGAACAAATAAAAAAGGAGGGAAATAAATATGTAGCCGAAACTGAAGATGGGAAATTAGTAATACCTGGAGCATTCGCAGATTGGCCACCAGATGATATCCAGCCAGCTTGGAGTGATGTGACTTATTTGAGAATGTATGATTTTCCATACTCAGATTCTGAAAATGATTTTAATTATATGGCTTATAATACAATTAGATATTATGATCCTGTTTTAAGTCATCCGAAGAATGTAAACAGACCTTTGTGGGATAAGTTGGTTGGAGTAATACCACACTATCAAGAAACCTTTGGCATAGATGGAGTTATGATGGATATGGGACATGCCTTGCCAAAACCATTGATGACTGAGGTAATTGATAAAGCTAGAAGTATTGACCCTGATTTTGCTTTTTGCGAAGAAAACTTTGATATAGATCCTAATAGTAGAATGGCTGGTTTTAATGCTACTTTAGGTTTCGAATGGAGAGTTACAGGAAATGCTTATGTAAATGGTGGAATAAAAGATGTCATTTATAAAAGTGGTGAAAAGTTGCCTCTACCATTTTTTGGAACATCAGAAACGCATAATACACCCCGAACAGTCAAAAGAGGAGGAGTTCAGCATTCAAAGTTATGTTGGATGGTTAGTTGTTTTATGCCGAGTTCAATTCCATTTATTCATTCAGGTTTTGAAATTCTAGAAAGAAAACCTGTAAACACAGGGCTGAATTTTACAGAAGAAGAAACTGAGAAATATGGTAAGAAGAATCTCGCATTATTCTATAGAAGCTCTTATGATTGGGACAATACAACTAATATAGTTCCTTACATCCAAAAGGTTCTGGAAATTAGAGAGCAGTTCTTCAAAACTGAGGAGATGAAAAATCATTTGGTTGGAAATGAGTTGTCGTTTAGAGTAGTAGATATACAGCAAGAAGGAGAAGATGTTATCGCTTTTGAAAGATTTGATCCTTGGCATCAGAATCAGACCTATCTGATTGTTTCCAATACGAATTACCAAATTGCTCAGACCATAAAGATCAAACTCGAAGGGATGGGGAATAAAAAGGTAAAAGAACTAATAACTGATGAACGTTACCAATTTAATTCTGATGAAGTTCATATCATCATTAAAAAAGGTGATTCACTTATTTTTAAATTAGAAAAGTACTAA
- a CDS encoding 3-hydroxyacyl-CoA dehydrogenase family protein, whose protein sequence is MKKIAVIGSGTMGNGIAHVFAQNNFEVNLIDISADALDRAISTISNNLDRLIKKEKIDEAVKNKTLQNITTFTKLEEGVADVGLVIEAATENVDIKLSIFKDIDKAAPKEAILATNTSSISITKIGAVTSRPEKVIGMHFMNPVPMMKLVEVINGYLTLKETTETVVSLSEQIGKIPLPANDYPGFVANRILMPMINEAILSLQNGVAGVNEIDGIMKLGMAHPMGPLQLADFIGLDVCLSIMRVLQDGLGDDKYAPAPLLVNMVTAGHLGAKSGYGFYDWKEGNNKNLVVAKQFI, encoded by the coding sequence ATGAAAAAAATAGCTGTTATCGGATCAGGAACAATGGGAAATGGTATTGCCCATGTTTTTGCACAAAACAACTTCGAAGTAAACCTAATTGACATTTCTGCTGATGCATTGGATAGGGCAATCTCTACTATTTCAAATAACCTTGACAGGTTAATCAAGAAAGAAAAAATTGATGAAGCAGTTAAGAATAAGACGCTTCAAAATATCACGACGTTTACAAAACTAGAGGAGGGAGTAGCTGATGTAGGTCTTGTAATTGAAGCAGCTACCGAAAATGTAGACATAAAGCTTTCTATTTTTAAAGACATTGATAAAGCAGCTCCTAAAGAGGCTATTTTAGCTACAAACACTTCATCGATTTCAATCACAAAAATAGGTGCGGTAACATCTCGTCCTGAAAAAGTGATTGGAATGCACTTTATGAATCCTGTGCCAATGATGAAACTTGTAGAGGTGATTAATGGATATCTCACTTTGAAAGAGACAACAGAGACAGTTGTGAGTTTGTCTGAGCAAATTGGTAAAATTCCGTTACCTGCTAATGACTATCCTGGTTTTGTGGCAAACAGAATTCTGATGCCAATGATCAATGAAGCAATTCTTTCATTACAAAATGGGGTAGCAGGTGTAAATGAGATTGATGGAATAATGAAATTGGGGATGGCACATCCTATGGGGCCATTACAACTCGCTGATTTCATTGGTTTGGATGTGTGCCTTTCTATCATGAGAGTACTGCAGGATGGGCTAGGAGATGATAAATATGCTCCAGCTCCTTTATTGGTCAATATGGTGACAGCAGGACACTTGGGTGCTAAATCTGGTTATGGTTTTTATGATTGGAAAGAAGGGAACAATAAGAATCTGGTTGTTGCGAAACAATTCATTTAA
- the rpsF gene encoding 30S ribosomal protein S6, whose translation MKVKNYEAVFIISPVLSEEQIKEAVDKFSSLLKDSGADVYHSEDWGLRKLAYPIEKKSTGFYQLFEFKASPEVIAKFELELKRDERVLRFLTVSLDKYGVEYNERRRNGLGKKSETKTEEVA comes from the coding sequence ATGAAAGTTAAAAATTACGAGGCGGTTTTCATCATTAGTCCCGTTTTATCTGAAGAGCAGATAAAGGAAGCTGTCGACAAGTTTTCTAGTTTGTTGAAGGACAGCGGAGCAGATGTATACCACTCTGAAGATTGGGGTCTAAGAAAATTGGCTTATCCAATCGAGAAGAAATCTACTGGTTTCTACCAATTATTCGAGTTTAAAGCAAGTCCTGAAGTGATTGCTAAGTTTGAGCTTGAATTGAAACGTGACGAACGTGTACTTCGTTTCTTGACAGTATCTCTAGACAAATACGGTGTAGAGTACAATGAGAGAAGAAGAAACGGTCTTGGTAAAAAATCTGAAACTAAAACTGAGGAGGTAGCGTAA
- the rpsR gene encoding 30S ribosomal protein S18 codes for MTLMNEPVNRQENRKKYCRFQKHRIKYVDYKDPDFLLKFLNEQGKILPRRITGTSLKFQKRVAKAVKRARQIALLPYVADGLK; via the coding sequence ATGACTCTAATGAACGAACCTGTAAACAGACAGGAAAACAGAAAGAAGTACTGCCGATTCCAGAAGCACAGAATCAAGTACGTGGATTATAAAGATCCTGACTTCTTGTTGAAGTTCTTGAACGAGCAAGGTAAAATCTTGCCAAGAAGAATCACTGGTACTAGCTTGAAATTCCAAAAAAGAGTTGCTAAAGCTGTGAAGAGAGCGAGACAAATCGCTTTGCTTCCTTACGTAGCAGACGGTCTTAAGTAA
- the rplI gene encoding 50S ribosomal protein L9, translating to MEVILKEDIKGLGFKNDIVTVKAGYGRNYLIPQGFAHLATEANKKVLAENIRQAAHKAEKIKQDAVDLATSIGELTITISAKAGESGKIFGAVTPLQISETLKEKGFDVDRKKISFTEEVRMIGSYKAELALHKEVSHEIAVEVVAAE from the coding sequence ATGGAAGTAATTCTTAAAGAGGATATCAAGGGCCTAGGTTTCAAAAACGATATTGTAACTGTAAAGGCTGGTTACGGTAGAAACTACCTAATCCCTCAAGGATTCGCACACTTAGCTACAGAAGCGAATAAAAAAGTGCTTGCTGAGAACATCAGACAAGCAGCACACAAAGCTGAGAAAATCAAACAGGATGCTGTAGATTTAGCAACTTCAATCGGTGAATTGACTATTACTATTAGTGCAAAAGCTGGTGAAAGTGGTAAAATCTTTGGAGCAGTTACTCCTCTTCAAATCTCTGAAACTTTGAAAGAGAAAGGATTCGATGTAGATCGTAAGAAAATCTCTTTCACTGAGGAAGTTAGAATGATCGGTTCTTATAAAGCTGAGCTAGCTCTTCACAAAGAAGTATCTCACGAGATCGCAGTTGAGGTTGTTGCTGCTGAATAG
- the hisS gene encoding histidine--tRNA ligase has product MAAQKPGIPKGTRDFGPEQMLKRTYIMDTIKETFKRFGFQPLETPSMENLSVLTGKYGDEGDQLLFRILNSGDYLSKAKPEDIEKGSKHLSSKICDRGLRYDLTVPFARYVVMNRGTLSFPFKRYQMQPVWRADRPQRGRYREFYQCDADVVGTDSLICEAEIVAMINEVFEKFGISDYNIKINNRKILTGITEAIGEAGKETELCVAIDKLDKIGQEKVNEELIERGFSQEAVEKLQGILQIKGSYEEVLSQLKDTLASSETAMKGVEEMAEVFEYVKAFGKDNKFLDFDVTLARGLSYYTGAIFEVKVNNVSIGSVSGGGRYDNLTGVFGLEGMSGVGFSFGVDRLYDVLEELDLYPNNAMESTKVMFVNFDIESQTFCLPHLQTLRNNEISAEIYPQSAKMKKQMTYANNKGIAYVIMAGSNEIAEGKMTLKNMISGEQELLTIEEVVDRLK; this is encoded by the coding sequence ATGGCAGCGCAAAAACCTGGTATTCCGAAAGGAACACGAGACTTTGGACCTGAGCAAATGCTCAAGAGAACGTATATTATGGATACGATCAAGGAAACTTTCAAACGTTTCGGTTTTCAGCCTTTAGAAACACCTTCTATGGAAAATTTATCTGTACTTACAGGTAAATATGGAGATGAAGGAGATCAATTGTTATTCCGTATTTTGAATTCGGGTGATTATTTGAGTAAGGCTAAACCTGAAGATATTGAGAAGGGTTCAAAGCATCTTTCTTCAAAGATCTGTGACCGTGGTTTGCGTTATGACCTTACTGTTCCTTTTGCTAGATACGTAGTAATGAATAGAGGAACTTTGTCATTCCCATTTAAAAGATATCAGATGCAACCTGTTTGGAGAGCTGACCGTCCACAAAGAGGGCGTTATAGAGAGTTCTACCAATGTGATGCAGATGTTGTAGGTACAGATTCATTGATTTGTGAGGCAGAAATTGTAGCAATGATCAATGAAGTATTTGAGAAATTTGGAATCTCAGATTACAATATCAAGATCAATAACCGTAAAATTTTAACAGGTATTACTGAAGCGATTGGCGAGGCAGGTAAAGAAACTGAGCTTTGCGTAGCTATCGATAAACTTGATAAAATTGGTCAAGAGAAAGTAAATGAAGAATTAATAGAGAGAGGATTTTCTCAAGAAGCAGTAGAGAAGCTTCAAGGAATTCTACAAATTAAAGGCTCTTATGAAGAAGTACTTTCTCAATTAAAAGATACATTGGCGAGCTCTGAAACAGCAATGAAAGGTGTGGAAGAAATGGCTGAAGTCTTTGAGTATGTAAAAGCATTCGGAAAGGATAATAAATTCTTGGACTTTGATGTAACTCTAGCCAGAGGTTTATCTTACTATACAGGGGCAATCTTCGAGGTTAAAGTAAATAACGTGTCTATCGGTTCTGTAAGTGGAGGTGGACGCTACGATAACTTGACAGGTGTATTCGGTTTAGAAGGAATGTCTGGTGTAGGTTTTTCATTTGGGGTTGATAGACTTTATGATGTTTTGGAAGAGCTAGACCTTTATCCAAACAACGCAATGGAGTCTACTAAAGTGATGTTTGTAAACTTTGATATTGAATCTCAAACATTCTGTTTACCACATCTTCAGACTTTGAGAAATAATGAAATTTCAGCAGAAATTTATCCTCAATCAGCTAAAATGAAGAAGCAAATGACCTATGCAAATAACAAAGGGATTGCGTATGTGATTATGGCTGGTAGCAATGAAATTGCAGAAGGTAAAATGACGCTTAAAAATATGATCTCAGGAGAACAAGAGCTTCTTACAATTGAAGAAGTTGTTGACCGATTGAAGTAA
- the murC gene encoding UDP-N-acetylmuramate--L-alanine ligase, with translation MDFQNVDLKQIENVFFVGIGGIGMSALARWFNLHGKNVCGYDKTQTPLTDSLEAEGISIHFTDELSNIDQVFNDKPESCLAIFTPAIPNDHSELNFFKDSRIPLLKRSEVLGLISRSLATIGVAGTHGKTTTSSMLAHILHHAGENMTAFLGGIATNYNSNLILPSANEEQSTVVVEADEYDRSFLRLSPKMEIITSVEADHLDIYGSEAYLIDSFQMYIDKLEEGDQLIVHEKVGLRSKVDGVIHQSYGEATSNDFVIKNIRIEEGQYIFDLQYGKTVIEDITMLIPGYHNVLNATAATIAALNQGLSATQIKEGLASFKGVKRRFEYWLKTDQHIYIDDYAHHPTEVEAFLSSVKNMYPKKELVAIFQPHLFSRTRDFAEEFSKSLSIADRLLLLDIYPARELPIEGVTSEMLLKNITSKKALVSKEEALKIVEEEKPKLVVTIGAGDIDRLCPEIQKILS, from the coding sequence ATGGATTTTCAAAATGTCGATTTAAAGCAGATCGAAAATGTATTTTTTGTAGGGATTGGAGGAATAGGAATGAGTGCCTTGGCAAGGTGGTTTAACCTACATGGAAAAAATGTTTGCGGATACGACAAAACCCAAACCCCACTAACAGATTCTTTGGAGGCTGAAGGAATTTCCATTCATTTTACAGACGAACTTTCAAATATTGATCAGGTTTTTAATGACAAGCCTGAATCGTGTTTAGCAATTTTCACCCCAGCTATTCCAAATGATCATTCAGAATTGAATTTCTTCAAGGATAGCCGAATTCCACTTCTAAAAAGATCAGAAGTACTTGGGCTGATTTCTAGATCATTGGCAACTATTGGTGTAGCTGGAACTCATGGAAAGACCACGACTTCTTCAATGCTTGCCCATATTCTTCATCATGCTGGAGAAAATATGACGGCATTTTTAGGTGGTATTGCTACCAATTATAATTCAAATCTTATTCTTCCATCAGCCAATGAAGAACAATCTACGGTTGTGGTTGAAGCTGATGAGTATGATCGTTCTTTCTTGAGACTTTCTCCAAAAATGGAAATTATCACCTCTGTTGAAGCCGATCATTTAGATATCTATGGTTCGGAAGCTTATCTGATTGATTCTTTCCAAATGTATATTGATAAGTTGGAAGAAGGGGATCAACTGATTGTCCATGAAAAAGTAGGGTTAAGAAGTAAAGTTGATGGTGTAATTCATCAAAGCTATGGAGAAGCGACATCCAATGATTTTGTGATTAAAAATATCAGAATTGAAGAAGGGCAATATATTTTCGACTTGCAGTATGGTAAAACTGTGATTGAAGATATCACAATGCTTATTCCGGGTTATCATAATGTACTTAATGCTACAGCAGCAACAATAGCAGCTTTAAATCAAGGTTTGAGTGCAACACAGATTAAAGAAGGTTTAGCAAGTTTCAAGGGGGTTAAAAGGCGTTTCGAATATTGGTTGAAAACAGATCAACACATTTATATAGATGATTATGCCCATCACCCGACTGAAGTTGAAGCATTTTTGTCTTCAGTAAAAAATATGTATCCCAAAAAAGAATTAGTTGCCATTTTTCAGCCTCATCTATTTTCTCGTACCCGAGATTTTGCAGAAGAATTTTCTAAGAGTCTCTCAATAGCAGATAGGTTACTACTATTGGATATTTACCCTGCCAGAGAGTTACCAATTGAAGGCGTTACTTCAGAAATGCTTTTAAAGAATATTACTTCTAAAAAAGCTTTAGTTTCAAAAGAAGAAGCTTTGAAAATTGTTGAAGAAGAAAAACCGAAGTTGGTAGTCACAATAGGAGCGGGGGATATCGATAGACTTTGCCCCGAAATACAAAAAATACTTTCTTAA